In the genome of Desulfuromonas sp. DDH964, one region contains:
- the aroF gene encoding 3-deoxy-7-phosphoheptulonate synthase encodes MIIVMKQGASKDELAEVKKRIRELGYKPHVIHGETRNVVGAVGDERGKSVLQALESLPGVESVVPILKPYKLASREVKPEPSTIEIVPGLTVGGGSFLVMAGPCAVENEAQILECARAVKAAGAKVLRGGAFKPRTSPYSFQGMEEDGLKLLVQAREATGLPIITEVVNPRDVELVARYADIMQVGARNVQNFALLKILGRLDKPILLKRGMATTIQEFLMSAEYILAEGNRRVILCERGIRTFETATRNTLDISAVPVLKELTHLPVVIDPSHATGHASLVPSMCYAAVAAGADGLIVEVHPTPETAASDGPQSLRPAEFATMMTKLKAFAQVADKRL; translated from the coding sequence ATGATCATCGTAATGAAGCAGGGTGCCAGCAAGGACGAACTGGCCGAGGTCAAAAAGCGAATTCGGGAGTTGGGTTACAAGCCCCACGTCATCCACGGGGAGACCCGGAACGTGGTCGGCGCGGTCGGCGACGAACGCGGCAAGTCGGTGCTCCAGGCCCTGGAATCGCTCCCCGGGGTCGAGAGCGTGGTGCCGATCCTCAAGCCCTACAAGCTGGCCAGTCGCGAGGTCAAACCCGAGCCGAGCACCATCGAAATCGTCCCCGGGTTGACTGTCGGCGGCGGCTCCTTCCTGGTGATGGCGGGGCCCTGTGCCGTGGAGAACGAAGCCCAGATCCTGGAATGCGCACGGGCGGTCAAGGCAGCCGGGGCCAAGGTGCTGCGCGGCGGGGCCTTCAAGCCCAGGACCAGCCCCTACTCCTTCCAGGGAATGGAAGAGGACGGCCTCAAGCTGCTGGTTCAGGCCCGGGAAGCGACCGGGTTGCCGATTATCACCGAGGTCGTCAATCCCCGCGACGTCGAACTGGTGGCCCGATATGCCGATATCATGCAGGTCGGTGCCCGCAACGTGCAGAATTTCGCCCTCCTCAAGATTCTCGGCCGCCTCGACAAGCCGATCCTGCTCAAGCGCGGCATGGCAACGACGATCCAGGAATTTCTGATGAGTGCCGAATACATCCTCGCCGAGGGGAACCGGCGGGTGATCCTCTGTGAGCGGGGGATCCGGACCTTCGAGACCGCGACCCGCAATACCCTCGATATCTCGGCGGTGCCGGTGCTCAAGGAGCTGACTCACCTGCCGGTGGTCATCGATCCCTCCCACGCAACCGGCCATGCCAGCCTGGTCCCCTCCATGTGCTACGCTGCAGTGGCCGCAGGGGCCGACGGTCTGATCGTCGAGGTCCATCCCACGCCGGAAACTGCAGCCAGCGACGGCCCGCAGTCGTTGCGGCCGGCCGAATTCGCCACCATGATGACCAAGCTCAAGGCGTTTGCCCAGGTTGCCGACAAGCGTTTGTAG
- a CDS encoding sulfite exporter TauE/SafE family protein — protein MSGLPFQIVALLVVGFISGFLNILAGGGSLLTLPLLIFLGLPAAVANGTNRVGVLCQNIFAITSFRRQGIFPWRLALFCSLPAIAGSYLGARLAVDIDERLFQRLLAGIMLGVLVLTLVDPMKKRRVEELVMTPGRGAVLLASFFFIGIYGGFVQAGVGFLIIPALVLHGIDLVRTNVVKIIVVLIFTIPALAVFMAHDQVNWTLGLALAAGNSAGGWVASRMAVKKGHDWIKQVVALTVFVFALKLLFS, from the coding sequence ATGAGCGGACTGCCGTTTCAGATCGTGGCCCTGCTGGTGGTCGGCTTCATCTCCGGCTTCCTCAATATTCTGGCCGGCGGCGGTTCACTACTGACCCTGCCGCTGCTGATTTTCCTCGGCCTGCCGGCAGCGGTTGCCAACGGCACCAACCGGGTCGGGGTCTTGTGCCAGAATATTTTTGCCATCACCTCCTTTCGCCGCCAGGGGATTTTCCCCTGGCGCCTGGCCCTCTTCTGCTCCCTGCCGGCGATTGCCGGCAGTTATCTCGGGGCCCGGCTCGCCGTCGATATCGACGAGCGTCTGTTCCAGCGCCTGCTGGCGGGGATCATGCTCGGCGTCCTGGTCCTGACCCTGGTCGACCCGATGAAAAAACGCCGCGTCGAGGAACTGGTGATGACGCCCGGTCGCGGTGCGGTGCTGCTGGCCTCCTTCTTTTTTATCGGCATCTATGGTGGTTTTGTCCAGGCCGGAGTCGGGTTTCTGATCATCCCGGCGCTGGTCTTGCACGGCATCGATCTGGTGCGCACCAACGTGGTGAAAATCATCGTAGTGCTGATCTTCACCATCCCGGCGCTGGCGGTCTTCATGGCCCACGACCAGGTCAACTGGACGCTCGGTCTGGCGCTTGCCGCCGGGAATTCGGCGGGGGGCTGGGTGGCCTCCCGCATGGCGGTCAAAAAGGGGCATGACTGGATCAAGCAGGTGGTGGCCCTGACGGTTTTTGTCTTTGCCCTCAAGCTGCTGTTCAGTTGA
- the serA gene encoding phosphoglycerate dehydrogenase, producing MRVLITDEISQEGLQPLVGDTRIEFDVRLGLSRKELYRTIGDYDAIITRSGTQIDAELLEHARNLKIVARAGVGIDNVDVEAASNKGIIVVNAPFGNVNSAAEHTMALLLSLCRNITVANASLKGGEWKRAPFTGYELKGKTIGIIGLGKVGGRVALRCKAFEAEVIAYDPYIAEKRGEDLGVRLVSLEDIVRYADIITVHTPLNDETRGMIGNEHFRAMKDGVIVVNCARGGIIEETAMLAALQSGKCIGAAFDVWSSEPPDSDVLQQLIAHPRMVVTPHLGANTFEAQKNVAVDVSRELVNYLDGRPLENAVNIPKFDPDLMEHMKPFMALISQMGEFISQLAPPNPNKVIFAYNGKLARFDCAPITVCGLAALLNRQTEQDVNMVNARLVANSMGIIVEEVRTTETGSFSNLVTLCLESPEGKRSVAGTLFEGIPKIVKMRDFFTDFQPEEHMLVMSYEDKPGLIGKIGTILGEAGINIGSMNLGRRAKAGEAMVVLSLDTPASDEVIARLAAAVGTRFIKAVHMKG from the coding sequence ATGCGAGTTCTGATTACCGACGAGATCTCCCAAGAGGGTCTGCAGCCCCTGGTTGGAGATACGCGCATCGAGTTTGATGTTCGCCTTGGCCTCTCCCGCAAGGAACTCTACCGGACCATCGGCGATTATGATGCCATCATTACCCGCAGCGGAACCCAGATCGATGCCGAACTGCTGGAGCACGCCCGGAACCTGAAAATAGTTGCCCGGGCCGGGGTTGGTATTGACAATGTCGATGTCGAGGCGGCCAGCAACAAGGGGATCATTGTTGTCAACGCTCCTTTCGGCAATGTGAATTCGGCGGCCGAGCACACCATGGCGCTTCTCCTCTCCCTCTGCCGTAACATAACCGTTGCCAATGCCAGCCTCAAAGGTGGTGAGTGGAAGCGGGCCCCCTTTACCGGTTATGAACTCAAAGGGAAGACAATCGGCATCATCGGCCTCGGCAAGGTTGGCGGGCGGGTGGCTCTGCGCTGCAAGGCCTTCGAGGCCGAGGTTATCGCCTATGATCCCTATATAGCGGAAAAGCGTGGGGAAGATCTCGGGGTCCGGCTGGTATCGCTCGAGGATATCGTTCGCTATGCTGACATCATCACGGTGCATACACCCCTCAACGACGAGACCCGGGGCATGATCGGCAACGAACATTTTCGCGCCATGAAGGACGGGGTGATCGTCGTTAACTGCGCCCGCGGTGGGATAATCGAGGAGACAGCGATGCTCGCCGCCCTGCAGTCGGGCAAATGTATCGGCGCCGCCTTTGATGTCTGGAGCTCGGAACCGCCCGACAGTGACGTTCTGCAGCAGCTGATCGCCCACCCGCGCATGGTGGTTACGCCGCACCTCGGCGCAAATACCTTCGAGGCCCAGAAAAATGTGGCGGTGGACGTCAGCCGCGAACTGGTCAATTACCTCGATGGACGCCCCTTGGAGAATGCCGTGAACATTCCCAAGTTCGACCCTGATCTGATGGAGCACATGAAGCCGTTCATGGCCCTGATCAGCCAGATGGGAGAGTTTATTTCCCAGCTGGCACCGCCCAACCCCAACAAGGTGATCTTTGCCTATAATGGCAAACTGGCCCGTTTTGACTGCGCGCCGATTACCGTCTGTGGTCTGGCGGCGCTGCTCAACCGGCAGACCGAACAGGACGTGAATATGGTCAATGCCCGGCTGGTGGCGAACTCGATGGGCATCATCGTCGAGGAGGTTCGCACGACCGAAACCGGCTCCTTTTCCAACCTGGTAACCCTCTGCCTGGAGAGCCCTGAAGGAAAACGCAGCGTTGCCGGGACCCTCTTCGAGGGAATCCCGAAAATCGTCAAGATGCGCGACTTTTTCACCGATTTCCAGCCCGAGGAGCACATGCTGGTGATGAGCTACGAGGACAAGCCGGGCCTGATCGGCAAGATCGGCACCATCCTCGGTGAGGCCGGAATCAATATCGGCTCGATGAACCTCGGCCGGCGCGCCAAGGCTGGTGAGGCGATGGTGGTTCTCTCTCTCGATACGCCTGCCAGCGACGAGGTGATTGCACGTCTCGCGGCGGCGGTTGGGACACGTTTCATCAAGGCCGTTCATATGAAGGGCTGA